The sequence below is a genomic window from Acidobacteriota bacterium.
TCCCAGTTCCAAGTGTCGGCCCGCCAGTCGGCGGCGACGCCGGCGGCCCAGGTGCCGTCTTCGTCCGCCGCCAAATCGCCGTCGTCATCGTCTGTCTGCGCCCAGAAGGCGGTGAGGTTGAGGCGGTCCGTCGGGTTCAAGTTGGCGTCGAGGCCCCAGGCGCGCTGGTCGCCGCCGAGATCGTCGTCGTCCGTTTCGATGTTCGTCACCATAGTGCCCACGGTCACCCGCTGGCCGAAGTTCCGCTGCACCCGCAGCACGCCCCAGTTGGTGGAGGGCACCACCTCTCGGTCGCCGTCTTCGTCTTCGAAGGTGGCGGCTTCGGTCTGGGCGTCCAAGAATCCGAGGCTCCAACCCTTGGCCCGGCCGGACAGCCGGGTCCCCCACTCGAGGGGCACCATGTTGCCTTCCGGGCTGATACCGATGCGGCGCGAGAAGAACAGATCGAGGGTGGGCGCGCCGGGGCCGAAGCGGAAGATGCCGGAGTTCTCTAGGAAGAAGTCGCGCTTCTCCGGAAAGAAGAGCGAGAACCGGGTGAGGTTGACCTGCAGATCGTCCGCCTCGACTTCGGCGAAGTCAGTGTTGTAGGTCAGGTCGAGCACGAAGTTTCGGGTGATGCCCCACTTGACGTCGAGGCCGGCGTCGGCGTCGTCCGAGCCGCCCGTTTCGGCGTCGTCCTTGACTCCGCCGGTGACGAACGGCACCACTTGCAGGTTGAGGCCCGGTTCCGGCGGCTCGAGGCCCGTCAGGTGGCCGTAGCGTGAGGTTTTGAACAGGTTCGCGTCGAGACCGGTGGGGGACCAGAAGGAGAATTCGTTGTTCGCTCGCACGATCCTGCGGATTTGAAACCCCCAAGTGTCTCGGTCTGCATCGAAGCGCAGAGTGCTGAAGGGGATGGCGAATTCGGCGATCCAGCCGTCTTCGTTGCGGGAGGTTCCCACTTCCCACAAGCCGTCCCACTGGAAGTCCGAACTTCGGCCTTCGTCCACGATCAGCGCGTCGGTGCGGGCGCGCAGAGGGTTGGCCTCGAACATGTAGGTATTGCGGTGGTCGTGGAAGGTGTCGAGGAGCACCAGCAGTGCATCGTCCCGGAAGAGCGGGCCATCGCGCTGCATTTCGCGGGCGACGATGTCTTCGGGAGAGTCGGTGTCGGCTCGGATGCCGATGTACAGCGTGGTGGCCGAATACACCACCTGGAAGCTGGTCGGTTGACTGATCGGCGCGCCGGGGTTCGGGTTGCGCTGGGTGAAGCCGTCGGCGACCGGAGCGTCTTGCCAGGCGGCTTCGTCGAGGATGCCGTCGACTTTCAGCTCGCCCTCGATCCGCACGGCGCGGATCTCGGGCACCGCGGCGTTGGGGTCTTCGTGGGCCCGGACCGGGGGAGGGGTGGTGGTCGCCAAGCCGGCGAGTGCGAGGAGCGTTAGGGCTACCCGCCATCCGTTGGCCGGCCGGTGGCCGGCTCGATCGCTTGACGATCGACGTTTTCCCATCGAATTGGCCCCTCCAACGGATCAAGAATCGGTCAACGTGCGAGGTCCCCTCCTCGCTGTGCTGCATTTTCTACTACGTTTGTACGAGAGACAAGGGTTTCAGGTTGCGTTCCCCTTCGGTGCACTCTCTCCGTCTACGGAGGATCCGGCGGAAGGATCTAGTGGGGGAGGGGAAAGGGATCAGTCCAGGTGGCCGCGGTCGGAGTCGCCCATTTCTATTTTGCCTTGGGGGAAGTATTCGCTCCATCTCCGCTCGACGGTGGCGGCGGTCTCTGGGTCGCAGAAGAGTTCGTCCGGGAAGTCTGGATCGAGACGGGCGTCGATCAGGATCGGCGCCTGGTAGGCCAGGTGGTTGCGCACCGTCCGGACGCCCGCGGCGTGAATGTCGGAGGCGGGCTCGAAGCGGGTGAAGGTGGTCCACAGGAAGTTGACCGGGCTCGCCGCGGCGCGCTGCGGCTCGTCCGTCAACACCAGGAGCGGCCAGCCTGCGAAGGCCGGGTGGGCGGCCAGGCGGGCGGCGGCTGCGGGGTCCGAGGCGGTGGGCGGGCCGCCGATCACCAGGCAGCCGGGGCAGAAGACCTCGACGCCGGTGACCTCCGACGGCGGTTCGACCTGCGGCGAGTACTCCCGCGGCAGCTCGCGCACCGGATCGCCCAATCCCAACCACACCCCCTTCGATCCCTCGTTCACCCGCGGGCCGGTGTAGTCGAGGGTGTCCATGGAGAGGTTCGACAGCACGTAGAGATCCGTCTCCGGGCGGGTGCGCTCGAGCAGATGGGTGAGGACCGCCCGGAAGTCTTTGAGGTCGATGGGGCGATCGAGGACGAACAGGAATTTGGTCAACGAAAGCTGGCCTTCGCCGAGGATGCGGAAGGCGCTCGCCATCGCTTCCCGGCCGTAGCGGTCTTTGACCACCGCCGCGGCCAGCGAGTGGTAGCCGGTTTCGCCGTAGGACCACAGGTCTTCGACCGCCGGCATGACCAGCGGGAAGAGCGGCGACAGCAGCTCCTGGAGAAGGTCGCCAATGAAGAAGTCTTCCTGCCGCGGCTTGCCGACCACCGTCGCCGGATAGATGGCGTCGCGCCGGTGGGCCACGGCCTCGACCTCGAACACCGGGTAGTCGTGGGTGAGGGAGTAGTAGCCGTAGTGGTCGCCGAAGGGGCCCTCCGGCCGCCGCTGCTGCTGCGGCACCCGGCCGAGCAGGGCGAATTCGGCGTCGGCGATCAGCGGGTGTGGATGGTCCCCCAAGGGTCCGGCGCCGCGCTTCAGGCGTCGTCCGGCGATGAGCGACGCGAGCATCAGCTCCGGCACGTTCTCCGGCAGCGGCGCAATAGCCGACAGGATCAGCGCCGGCGGTCCTCCCAAGAACACCGTCGCCGGCAGAGCCTCGCCGCGTTCTTCGGCCACCTGGTAGTGGAAGCCGCCACCCTTGCCGATTTGCCAGTGCATGCCGGTGGTCGCCGGGCCGTGGACCTGCAGTCGGTACATGCCGAGGTTGTGGCCCTTGCCGTCGGGATGTTCGGTATACACCAGCGGCAGGGTGACGAAGGGTCCACCATCTTCCGGCCAGGTGGTCAGCACCGGCAGGCGGTCGAGGCGGGCGGGCCGGTCCACCACCTCCATCACCGGCGGCCGGCGGCTCTTGCCGAGGCCGATCGAGAGCGCCTCGCGAGCGACGTCCCGGGCACCCCACAGCTTGGCCGGGGTGGGCGGCAGGAGGGTTTCCGCCAACTCGACCAGCCGCCGGATCAGCCGGAGCGGCCGCGGCCCGAAGGCCAGCTCGGCGCGCCGGGCGCTGCCGAACAGGTTCGTGACCAGGGGAAAGTCCGCCCCCTGGACGTTGCTGAAGTAAAGTGCCGGTCCGCCGCCGGCGATCACTCGGCGGTGGATTTCCGGCACTTCCAGACGGGCATCGACCGGCGCCTCGACCACCACCAGGTCGCCATCGTGTCGCAGCCGGTCGATGAAAGACCGCAGATCGGGGAAAGACATGAGGGGGGAACTACTCCTCCAGCAGCCCGTTCTCCGTCATCCACTCCTTGTTGAGCTTGGAGAGATAGCGCTCACCGGAGTCCGGGAAGAGGGTGACCACCAGGGCGTCGGCACTTTCCCGTTCCGCTACCTGGCGGGCCGCCACCGCCGCCGCGCCGCCGGACGAGCCGGTGAAGATGCTCTCGTGCTGGGCCAGGTCGAGCACCGCCTGGTAGGCCGCCTTGTCGTCCACGGTGATCACCTCGTCGATGGTGTCCATCCACACGCTGCCCGGCAGGAAATCCTCGCCGATACCGTCGATCAAGTACTGGTGGATCTGATCCTCCGGCGGCATTTCGCCGTGCTCGTGGAGGTAAGCGTACACCGAGCCGATGGTGTCCACTCCGACCACCCGGATCGCGGGATTTTGCTCCTTCAAGTACTTGGCGGTGCCGCTGATGGTGCCGCCGGTGCCGATGCCTGCCACCCAATGGGTGATGCGGCCGTCCGTCTGGCGCCAGATCTCCGGACCGGTGTTGGCGTAGTGGGCTTGCGGGTTGGCTTGGTTGTGGTACTGGTACGGTAGGTAGGCGCCTTTTTCGTCACGAATGCGCTCCGCCTGCTTGTAGTAGGAGCGCGGATCGTCCGCCTCGACATTCGTCGGGCAGAGGATCATCTCCACCCCGAAGGCTTCGAGCAAGGCGACTTTTTCTTTGGGGATCTTGTCGGCAGCAGTGCACACCATCTTGTAGCCGCGTAGGTTGGCGGCCATCGCCAGCCCCAGGCCGGTGTTGCCGGAGGTGGGTTCGACGATGGTGCCGCCGGGCTGGAGCTGGCCGCTCCGTTCGCCGGCCTCGATCAGCGCCTGCCCGATGCGGTCCTTGACGCTCGAACCG
It includes:
- a CDS encoding DUF5916 domain-containing protein — translated: MGKRRSSSDRAGHRPANGWRVALTLLALAGLATTTPPPVRAHEDPNAAVPEIRAVRIEGELKVDGILDEAAWQDAPVADGFTQRNPNPGAPISQPTSFQVVYSATTLYIGIRADTDSPEDIVAREMQRDGPLFRDDALLVLLDTFHDHRNTYMFEANPLRARTDALIVDEGRSSDFQWDGLWEVGTSRNEDGWIAEFAIPFSTLRFDADRDTWGFQIRRIVRANNEFSFWSPTGLDANLFKTSRYGHLTGLEPPEPGLNLQVVPFVTGGVKDDAETGGSDDADAGLDVKWGITRNFVLDLTYNTDFAEVEADDLQVNLTRFSLFFPEKRDFFLENSGIFRFGPGAPTLDLFFSRRIGISPEGNMVPLEWGTRLSGRAKGWSLGFLDAQTEAATFEDEDGDREVVPSTNWGVLRVQRNFGQRVTVGTMVTNIETDDDDLGGDQRAWGLDANLNPTDRLNLTAFWAQTDDDDGDLAADEDGTWAAGVAADWRADTWNWELLAQEIRGGFEPKLGFVRRNGIRRYNGELGWQPRSDNPKILNYAYEAEIDMITRSDDSLESLELEFLLFGIELENANEVFFFAGHEVEDLDQPFEISDGVIIPAGRYEFEAVRGVWDTNSSLPLSGFVAVRVGEFFDGDRTGIEGTVRWRPNRFFRTETSYFYNDIELPAGDFSTTLLRQRAALAFTPDLSLNGLVQYSDAAELLGVNLRLRWTYRPGSDLFVVYNETWDAPSLGDPRERERQLIFKLSYLWGR
- a CDS encoding UbiD family decarboxylase is translated as MSFPDLRSFIDRLRHDGDLVVVEAPVDARLEVPEIHRRVIAGGGPALYFSNVQGADFPLVTNLFGSARRAELAFGPRPLRLIRRLVELAETLLPPTPAKLWGARDVAREALSIGLGKSRRPPVMEVVDRPARLDRLPVLTTWPEDGGPFVTLPLVYTEHPDGKGHNLGMYRLQVHGPATTGMHWQIGKGGGFHYQVAEERGEALPATVFLGGPPALILSAIAPLPENVPELMLASLIAGRRLKRGAGPLGDHPHPLIADAEFALLGRVPQQQRRPEGPFGDHYGYYSLTHDYPVFEVEAVAHRRDAIYPATVVGKPRQEDFFIGDLLQELLSPLFPLVMPAVEDLWSYGETGYHSLAAAVVKDRYGREAMASAFRILGEGQLSLTKFLFVLDRPIDLKDFRAVLTHLLERTRPETDLYVLSNLSMDTLDYTGPRVNEGSKGVWLGLGDPVRELPREYSPQVEPPSEVTGVEVFCPGCLVIGGPPTASDPAAAARLAAHPAFAGWPLLVLTDEPQRAAASPVNFLWTTFTRFEPASDIHAAGVRTVRNHLAYQAPILIDARLDPDFPDELFCDPETAATVERRWSEYFPQGKIEMGDSDRGHLD
- a CDS encoding cysteine synthase family protein, whose protein sequence is MEIYDDILQTLGNTPLVRLSRYSAGPAALVAKIESFNPGSSVKDRIGQALIEAGERSGQLQPGGTIVEPTSGNTGLGLAMAANLRGYKMVCTAADKIPKEKVALLEAFGVEMILCPTNVEADDPRSYYKQAERIRDEKGAYLPYQYHNQANPQAHYANTGPEIWRQTDGRITHWVAGIGTGGTISGTAKYLKEQNPAIRVVGVDTIGSVYAYLHEHGEMPPEDQIHQYLIDGIGEDFLPGSVWMDTIDEVITVDDKAAYQAVLDLAQHESIFTGSSGGAAAVAARQVAERESADALVVTLFPDSGERYLSKLNKEWMTENGLLEE